In the genome of Phlebotomus papatasi isolate M1 chromosome 2, Ppap_2.1, whole genome shotgun sequence, one region contains:
- the LOC129802373 gene encoding rab GTPase-activating protein 1-like isoform X1 — MMEPDTVSIKSSDSVTTSGEYEIVPEGMLSPLGARSPEAASAAGQIASSPTLNIANNGDMQDLEKNLTEVIHELEDSKKPDEKAEGTEVAAVRAPRPSTSAVREASEAVAQILPSPEVNKVGQSIFYDCLDLSPTAEKQDDMKPEQNDTEEDMSEIDQDCTIFSGVTYLGATLINAPKSEAEIHRNMTEVNSISNCVGLKVSVSIPTCSEGFVVLHDASTNATVAHYEVHRILFYARGPANTPDQACFAFTWSHGDSQESAVFHCHVFRCHIPEAVNQVSSCFAKAFERFPASLTGSVTSTVDNSAMVGSIVSDLSANVLNSAEYEFIVSLEIREKMPKNTYSVPRDRGGFKLRCNTDKEVHITVKQTPSATLPTLMIERCFGVLLTPGKVMRQADMQLLDMVSMEYVKLENPPPQAVPTYQITAEWKANDKALEQLNLESQRMDVTVAVDLVIKGIQEPVRFVIETSVVIQPQSELRFIENWLNKKSNLVMRYYLQLKKNVEGNWVVASIDRSEEIAETNTQPSILRFSINNLSKMVRSTSAVSFEQEDSPTDYSSDGDEPLLSGTGEVSKECSKDILDEWKPILQEFERLDSKRPKMLAPLVRLGIPEALRGTLWQKLARVENSTELTEKYRLLITMETKCEAMIQRDIHRTFPAHRFFQDSGGFGQDALYKVSKAYAVYDAEVGYCQGLSFIAASLLLHMPEEEAFSVLVALMYDYGLRDLYKQGFESLYLKFYQLNRLMKDQLPRLYEHFAQIGVETHMFASQWFLTLFTARFPLYFVYHILDVFLLDGMPILFQVAMTLLSVYEQDLRQLDFEGVLRYFRVTLPKKCRTENQAKKLMKMACERKVKRLKHYEEEFVAQKELTEREEQETRQYEMRFHDERKKLQNEIVQMQEKITQLTEQAKVNAGIVLDYKQIIQRQEQQITRLSDRLEDMTREMADCVVCSGQVTAPQPNSPIRKVLGMSGKVPDMPLGPLDPLNVALQRVRELELELAQAKLAQVEAECKNQDLKHQLNTTLTEIQSNRSSWQPWLSKTLNSIQEKVSTRNNLPNFQSYTSPDTHPPLKTRESAPNLKTTQRSSLRKSVELSPKHTSTESKSTEASVSCDVK; from the exons ATGATGGAGCCAGACACTGTGAGCATCAAGTCGTCGGATTCAGTGACCACAAGTGGAGAGTACGAAATTGTTCCGGAAGGCATGTTGTCTCCACTTGGGGCTCGATCTCCGGAGGCAGCATCAGCTGCTGGCCAAATTGCCTCATCCCCAACTCTCAATATCGCCAACAATGGTGACATGCAGGATCTCGAAAAGAATCTCACGGAAGTCATCCATGAGCTGGAAGATTCCAAGAAGCCCGACGAGAAGGCAGAAGGAACAGAAG TTGCAGCAGTCCGGGCACCGCGGCCCTCGACTTCCGCTGTCAGGGAGGCCTCTGAGGCAGTGGCACAGATTTTGCCCTCGCCGGAGGTGAACAAAGTGGGCCAATCGATTTTCTACGACTGTCTCGATTTGAGTCCAACGGCCGAGAAGCAGGACGACATGAAACCCGAGCAGAACGACACGGAAGAAGACA TGTCTGAAATCGATCAAGATTGCACAATCTTCTCAGGAGTGACATATTTGGGTGCCACCCTTATCAATGCCCCGAAATCCGAGGCAGAAATCCATCGAAATATGACTGAAGTCAACAGTATATCCAATTGTGTTGGTCTCAAGGTATCTGTGAGCATTCCAACGTGCTCTGAAGGCTTTGTGGTGCTCCACGATGCCTCTACAAATGCCACTGTGGCTCACTATGAGGTCCACCGGATTCTGTTTTATGCCAGGGGTCCGGCAAATACTCCGGATCAGGCTTGTTTTGCCTTCACGTGGTCTCATGGGGATTCACAGGAATCTGCTGTGTTTCACTGCCATGTGTTCAGGTGTCACATTCCTGAGGCCGTGAATCAGGTGAGTTCGTGCTTTGCCAAGGCTTTTGAGCGATTTCCGGCCAGCTTGACCGGAAGTGTCACGTCAACGGTGGACAATAGCGCAATGGTGGGCTCTATTGTGAGCGATTTATCTGCCAATGTTCTCAATTCTGCTGAATATGAGTTCATTGTGTCACTGGAAATTCGAGAGAAGATGCCCAAGAATACGTACAGTGTTCCTAGGGATCGAGGAGGGTTCAAGTTGCGTTGCAATACTGACAAAGAGGTTCACATCACTGTGAAGCAGACCCCGTCGGCAACACTGCCGACGCTCATGATTGAGCGATGTTTTGGGGTTCTGTTGACGCCAGGGAAAGTTATGAGGCAAGCAGACATGCAACTCCTGGATATGGTATCCATGGAATATGTTAAACTTGAGAATCCTCCGCCTCAAGCTGTTCCAACGTACCAAATCACAGCTGAATGGAAGGCTAATGATAAGGCGCTTGAGCAACTGAATCTCGAGTCACAGCGCATGGATGTGACTGTGGCGGTTGATTTGGTGATTAAGGGTATCCAGGAACCTGTGAGGTTCGTCATTGAGACCTCTGTGGTTATTCAGCCGCAGAGCGAGTTGAGATTCATTGAGAATTGGCTCAATAAAAAGTCCAATTTGGTGATGCGGTACTACTTGCAACTCAAGAAG AATGTCGAAGGGAACTGGGTAGTAGCATCGATTGATCGTTCTGAGGAGATTGCAGAGACCAATACTCAGCCATCAATTCTGCGCTTCAGCATAAACAATCTGTCCAAGATGGTGCGCTCCACGAGTGCTGTGTCCTTTGAGCAGGAAGACAGTCCCACGGACTACAGCTCAGACGGGGATGAACCCCTGCTGAGTGGTACTGGGGAGGTGTCCAAAGAGTGCTCGAAGGACATTCTGGATGAGTGGAAGCCCATTTTGCAGGAATTTGAGCGTTTGGACAGCAAGAGGCCCAAGATGCTGGCGCCTCTTGTGAGATTGGGTATTCCGGAAGCTCTGCGCGGAACTCTGTGGCAGAAGTTGGCAAGAGTGGAGAATTCCACAGAGTTGACGGAGAAGTATCGGCTTCTGATAACCATGGAGACAAAGTGTGAGGCAATGATTCAGCGGGACATCCACAGGACATTTCCAGCACACAGATTCTTCCAGGATTCCGGAGGTTTTGGCCAGGATGCTCTCTACAAAGTGTCCAAGGCTTATGCAGTCTACGATGCCGAAGTTGGCTACTGCCAAGGCTTAAGTTTCATAGCAGCCAGTTTGTTGTTGCAT ATGCCTGAGGAGGAGGCTTTCAGTGTCCTCGTTGCCCTGATGTATGACTATGGGCTGAGGGATTTGTACAAACAGGGCTTCGAGAGTCTCTATCTGAAGTTCTATCAGCTGAATCGACTCATGAAGGATCAACTGCCAAGGCTCTATGAGCACTTTGCGCAGATTGGCGTTGAGACTCACATGTTTGCCAGTCAGTGGTTTCTTACACTCTTCACAGCTCGCTTCCCGCTCTACTTTGTCTACCACATTCTCGATGTTTTCCTCCTGGATGGGATGCCAATTCTCTTTCAGGTGGCCATGACGCTGCTCTCAGTCTACGAGCAAGATCTTCGACAGCTGGACTTTGAAGGGGTTCTCAG ATACTTCCGAGTGACTCTTCCGAAAAAGTGTCGCACGGAGAATCAGGCCAAGAAGTTGATGAAGATGGCCTGTGAGCGCAAAGTGAAGCGTCTGAAGCATTATGAGGAGGAATTTGTGGCTCAGAAGGAGCTGACGGAGCGTGAGGAACAGGAAACGAGGCAGTACGAGATGCGTTTCCACGATGAACGTAAGAAGTTGCAAAATGAAATTGTGCAGATGCAGGAGAAGATCACGCAGCTCACAGAGCAGGCGAAAGTCAATGCGGGTATTGTGTTGGACTACAAGCAGATCATTCAGAGGCAAGAGCAGCAGATCACGCGGCTCAGTGATCGGCTAGAGGATATGACGCGCGAGATGGCGGATTGTGTAGTGTGTTCAGGACAAGTTACTGCCCCGCAGCCCAATTCGCCCATCCGAAAGGTACTGGGGATGTCAGGGAAGGTGCCAGACATGCCTCTGGGACCTCTAGATCCACTGAATGTGGCACTGCAGAGGGTACGTGAGCTGGAGCTTGAGCTGGCTCAAGCCAAATTGGCTCAAGTGGAAGCAGAGTGCAAAAATCAG GATCTGAAGCATCAGTTGAACACAACTCTCACGGAGATTCAGTCAAATCGGAGCAGCTGGCAACCGTGGTTGTCGAAAACTCTCAATTCCATCCAAGAGAAGGTTTCCACGCGCAACAATTTGCCAAATTTTCAATCTTACACTAGTCCAGACACACACCCGCCG CTAAAGACGCGCGAGAGTGCGCCAAATTTGAAGACAACTCAGCGAAGTAGCCTGAGAAAGAGTGTGGAACTGTCGCCAAAGCATACGTCGACAGAATCAAAGTCCACGGAAGCGTCAGTGA
- the LOC129802373 gene encoding rab GTPase-activating protein 1-like isoform X2 produces the protein MMEPDTVSIKSSDSVTTSGEYEIVPEGMLSPLGARSPEAASAAGQIASSPTLNIANNGDMQDLEKNLTEVIHELEDSKKPDEKAEGTEVSEIDQDCTIFSGVTYLGATLINAPKSEAEIHRNMTEVNSISNCVGLKVSVSIPTCSEGFVVLHDASTNATVAHYEVHRILFYARGPANTPDQACFAFTWSHGDSQESAVFHCHVFRCHIPEAVNQVSSCFAKAFERFPASLTGSVTSTVDNSAMVGSIVSDLSANVLNSAEYEFIVSLEIREKMPKNTYSVPRDRGGFKLRCNTDKEVHITVKQTPSATLPTLMIERCFGVLLTPGKVMRQADMQLLDMVSMEYVKLENPPPQAVPTYQITAEWKANDKALEQLNLESQRMDVTVAVDLVIKGIQEPVRFVIETSVVIQPQSELRFIENWLNKKSNLVMRYYLQLKKNVEGNWVVASIDRSEEIAETNTQPSILRFSINNLSKMVRSTSAVSFEQEDSPTDYSSDGDEPLLSGTGEVSKECSKDILDEWKPILQEFERLDSKRPKMLAPLVRLGIPEALRGTLWQKLARVENSTELTEKYRLLITMETKCEAMIQRDIHRTFPAHRFFQDSGGFGQDALYKVSKAYAVYDAEVGYCQGLSFIAASLLLHMPEEEAFSVLVALMYDYGLRDLYKQGFESLYLKFYQLNRLMKDQLPRLYEHFAQIGVETHMFASQWFLTLFTARFPLYFVYHILDVFLLDGMPILFQVAMTLLSVYEQDLRQLDFEGVLRYFRVTLPKKCRTENQAKKLMKMACERKVKRLKHYEEEFVAQKELTEREEQETRQYEMRFHDERKKLQNEIVQMQEKITQLTEQAKVNAGIVLDYKQIIQRQEQQITRLSDRLEDMTREMADCVVCSGQVTAPQPNSPIRKVLGMSGKVPDMPLGPLDPLNVALQRVRELELELAQAKLAQVEAECKNQDLKHQLNTTLTEIQSNRSSWQPWLSKTLNSIQEKVSTRNNLPNFQSYTSPDTHPPLKTRESAPNLKTTQRSSLRKSVELSPKHTSTESKSTEASVSCDVK, from the exons ATGATGGAGCCAGACACTGTGAGCATCAAGTCGTCGGATTCAGTGACCACAAGTGGAGAGTACGAAATTGTTCCGGAAGGCATGTTGTCTCCACTTGGGGCTCGATCTCCGGAGGCAGCATCAGCTGCTGGCCAAATTGCCTCATCCCCAACTCTCAATATCGCCAACAATGGTGACATGCAGGATCTCGAAAAGAATCTCACGGAAGTCATCCATGAGCTGGAAGATTCCAAGAAGCCCGACGAGAAGGCAGAAGGAACAGAAG TGTCTGAAATCGATCAAGATTGCACAATCTTCTCAGGAGTGACATATTTGGGTGCCACCCTTATCAATGCCCCGAAATCCGAGGCAGAAATCCATCGAAATATGACTGAAGTCAACAGTATATCCAATTGTGTTGGTCTCAAGGTATCTGTGAGCATTCCAACGTGCTCTGAAGGCTTTGTGGTGCTCCACGATGCCTCTACAAATGCCACTGTGGCTCACTATGAGGTCCACCGGATTCTGTTTTATGCCAGGGGTCCGGCAAATACTCCGGATCAGGCTTGTTTTGCCTTCACGTGGTCTCATGGGGATTCACAGGAATCTGCTGTGTTTCACTGCCATGTGTTCAGGTGTCACATTCCTGAGGCCGTGAATCAGGTGAGTTCGTGCTTTGCCAAGGCTTTTGAGCGATTTCCGGCCAGCTTGACCGGAAGTGTCACGTCAACGGTGGACAATAGCGCAATGGTGGGCTCTATTGTGAGCGATTTATCTGCCAATGTTCTCAATTCTGCTGAATATGAGTTCATTGTGTCACTGGAAATTCGAGAGAAGATGCCCAAGAATACGTACAGTGTTCCTAGGGATCGAGGAGGGTTCAAGTTGCGTTGCAATACTGACAAAGAGGTTCACATCACTGTGAAGCAGACCCCGTCGGCAACACTGCCGACGCTCATGATTGAGCGATGTTTTGGGGTTCTGTTGACGCCAGGGAAAGTTATGAGGCAAGCAGACATGCAACTCCTGGATATGGTATCCATGGAATATGTTAAACTTGAGAATCCTCCGCCTCAAGCTGTTCCAACGTACCAAATCACAGCTGAATGGAAGGCTAATGATAAGGCGCTTGAGCAACTGAATCTCGAGTCACAGCGCATGGATGTGACTGTGGCGGTTGATTTGGTGATTAAGGGTATCCAGGAACCTGTGAGGTTCGTCATTGAGACCTCTGTGGTTATTCAGCCGCAGAGCGAGTTGAGATTCATTGAGAATTGGCTCAATAAAAAGTCCAATTTGGTGATGCGGTACTACTTGCAACTCAAGAAG AATGTCGAAGGGAACTGGGTAGTAGCATCGATTGATCGTTCTGAGGAGATTGCAGAGACCAATACTCAGCCATCAATTCTGCGCTTCAGCATAAACAATCTGTCCAAGATGGTGCGCTCCACGAGTGCTGTGTCCTTTGAGCAGGAAGACAGTCCCACGGACTACAGCTCAGACGGGGATGAACCCCTGCTGAGTGGTACTGGGGAGGTGTCCAAAGAGTGCTCGAAGGACATTCTGGATGAGTGGAAGCCCATTTTGCAGGAATTTGAGCGTTTGGACAGCAAGAGGCCCAAGATGCTGGCGCCTCTTGTGAGATTGGGTATTCCGGAAGCTCTGCGCGGAACTCTGTGGCAGAAGTTGGCAAGAGTGGAGAATTCCACAGAGTTGACGGAGAAGTATCGGCTTCTGATAACCATGGAGACAAAGTGTGAGGCAATGATTCAGCGGGACATCCACAGGACATTTCCAGCACACAGATTCTTCCAGGATTCCGGAGGTTTTGGCCAGGATGCTCTCTACAAAGTGTCCAAGGCTTATGCAGTCTACGATGCCGAAGTTGGCTACTGCCAAGGCTTAAGTTTCATAGCAGCCAGTTTGTTGTTGCAT ATGCCTGAGGAGGAGGCTTTCAGTGTCCTCGTTGCCCTGATGTATGACTATGGGCTGAGGGATTTGTACAAACAGGGCTTCGAGAGTCTCTATCTGAAGTTCTATCAGCTGAATCGACTCATGAAGGATCAACTGCCAAGGCTCTATGAGCACTTTGCGCAGATTGGCGTTGAGACTCACATGTTTGCCAGTCAGTGGTTTCTTACACTCTTCACAGCTCGCTTCCCGCTCTACTTTGTCTACCACATTCTCGATGTTTTCCTCCTGGATGGGATGCCAATTCTCTTTCAGGTGGCCATGACGCTGCTCTCAGTCTACGAGCAAGATCTTCGACAGCTGGACTTTGAAGGGGTTCTCAG ATACTTCCGAGTGACTCTTCCGAAAAAGTGTCGCACGGAGAATCAGGCCAAGAAGTTGATGAAGATGGCCTGTGAGCGCAAAGTGAAGCGTCTGAAGCATTATGAGGAGGAATTTGTGGCTCAGAAGGAGCTGACGGAGCGTGAGGAACAGGAAACGAGGCAGTACGAGATGCGTTTCCACGATGAACGTAAGAAGTTGCAAAATGAAATTGTGCAGATGCAGGAGAAGATCACGCAGCTCACAGAGCAGGCGAAAGTCAATGCGGGTATTGTGTTGGACTACAAGCAGATCATTCAGAGGCAAGAGCAGCAGATCACGCGGCTCAGTGATCGGCTAGAGGATATGACGCGCGAGATGGCGGATTGTGTAGTGTGTTCAGGACAAGTTACTGCCCCGCAGCCCAATTCGCCCATCCGAAAGGTACTGGGGATGTCAGGGAAGGTGCCAGACATGCCTCTGGGACCTCTAGATCCACTGAATGTGGCACTGCAGAGGGTACGTGAGCTGGAGCTTGAGCTGGCTCAAGCCAAATTGGCTCAAGTGGAAGCAGAGTGCAAAAATCAG GATCTGAAGCATCAGTTGAACACAACTCTCACGGAGATTCAGTCAAATCGGAGCAGCTGGCAACCGTGGTTGTCGAAAACTCTCAATTCCATCCAAGAGAAGGTTTCCACGCGCAACAATTTGCCAAATTTTCAATCTTACACTAGTCCAGACACACACCCGCCG CTAAAGACGCGCGAGAGTGCGCCAAATTTGAAGACAACTCAGCGAAGTAGCCTGAGAAAGAGTGTGGAACTGTCGCCAAAGCATACGTCGACAGAATCAAAGTCCACGGAAGCGTCAGTGA